In Clostridiaceae bacterium, one genomic interval encodes:
- the scfA gene encoding six-cysteine peptide SCIFF — MKHIKTINSKVLIESMKNGGCGECQTSCQSACKTSCTVANQKCEK, encoded by the coding sequence ATGAAACATATAAAAACTATTAACAGTAAAGTACTTATCGAAAGTATGAAAAACGGTGGATGCGGTGAATGTCAGACATCTTGCCAGTCTGCATGCAAGACTTCCTGTACTGTTGCGAATCAAAAATGTGAAAAATAA